The Helianthus annuus cultivar XRQ/B chromosome 16, HanXRQr2.0-SUNRISE, whole genome shotgun sequence genome includes a window with the following:
- the LOC118488428 gene encoding auxin-induced protein 22C-like: protein MGPQVIGLEITELRLGLPGGGDSGERRVKKRVISEGGQEVDVVVGWPPVGLYRKNVVAKLYVKVSMDGVPILRKVDISCFKGYSELGMGLEKLFDCYGIGQAMEEDNGSCEYTTIYEDKDGDWMLVGDVPWLMFVETCKRLRIKRR, encoded by the exons atggGACCTCAGGTGATTGGGCTTGAGATAACTGAACTTAGGTTAGGTCTACCGGGCGGGGGCGACAGTGGTGAGAGAAGAGTGAAGAAGAGGGTGATTTCCGAAGGCGGGCAGGAGGTGGATGTGGTGGTAGGGTGGCCACCGGTGGGGTTGTATAGGAAGAATGTTGTGGCAAAGTTGTACGTGAAAGTGAGCATGGATGGTGTACCGATTCTTAGAAAAGTTGATATAAGTTGTTTTAAAGGGTATTCTGAGCTTGGCATGGGTCTTGAGAAGCTCTTTGATTGTTATGGAATTG GTCAAGCTATGGAAGAAGACAATGGGAGTTGTGAATACACAACAATATATGAAGACAAAGATGGGGATTGGATGCTTGTTGGAGACGTCCCTTGGCT